The Streptomyces sp. NBC_00454 DNA segment GACCGCATCGCCGAGGCGTCGCGCCGCATGGCCGGCTGACCAGCCACAACGTAGAACAAAGCATTCCTAGCGGCCCGGTTGGGCCGTGCAGAACTTGCAGAAGATTCCTGGGGGTCGCCCCCAGACCCCTAAGAAGCTTCAGGCCCAACAAGGAGAGCAGGGAACCCAGATGGCGGAGCTCACGATCCGGCCGGAGGAGATCCGGGACGCACTGGAGAACTTTGTCCAGTCGTACCAGCCGGACGCGGCCTCGCGCGAGGAGGTCGGTACGGTCAGCGTTGCCGGCGACGGCATCGCGAAGGTGGAGGGCCTGCCCTCCGCCATGGCGAACGAGCTGCTGAAGTTCGAGGACGGGACCCTCGGTCTCGCCCTGAACCTCGACGAGCGCGAAATCGGCGCCGTCGTCCTCGGCGAGTTCAGCGGTATCGAGGAGGGCCAGCCGGTGCAGCGCACCGGTGAGGTGCTCTCCGTCGGCGTCGGCGAGGGCTACCTCGGCCGCGTTGTCGACCCGCTCGGCAACCCGATCGACGGCCTCGGCGAGATCGCGACCGAGGGCCGCCGCGCCCTCGAGCTGCAGGCCCCCGGCGTCATGGTCCGCAAGTCGGTCCACGAGCCGATGCAGACCGGCTACAAGGCCATCGACGCGATGGTGCCGATCGGCCGTGGCCAGCGTCAGCTGATCATCGGCGACCGTCAGACCGGCAAGACCGCTCTGGCCGTCGACACGATCATCAACCAGCGCGACAACTGGCGCTCCGGCGACGTGAACAAGCAGGTTCGCTGCATCTACGTCGCCATCGGCCAGAAGGGCTCGACCATCGCGTCCGTTCGCGGCGCCCTGGAAGACGCCGGTGCGCTCGAGTACACGACGATCGTCGCCGCCCCGGCGTCCGACCCGGCCGGCTTCAAGTACCTGGCGCCCTACACCGGTTCGGCCATCGGCCAGCACTGGATGTACGCCGGCAAGCACGTCCTGATCATCTTCGACGACCTGTCGAAGCAGGCCGACGCCTACCGCGCCGTGTCGCTGCTGCTGCGCCGTCCGCCGGGCCGCGAGGCCTACCCGGGCGACGTCTTCTACCTGCACTCCCGTCTGCTGGAGCGCTGCGCCAAGCTCTCCGACGACATGGGTGCCGGTTCGATGACCGGTCTTCCGATCGTCGAGACCAAGGCGAACGACGTGTCGGCGTTCATCCCGACCAACGTCATCTCCATCACCGACGGCCAGTGCTTCCTGGAGTCCGACCTGTTCAACGCGGGCCAGCGCCCGGCGCTGAACGTCGGTATCTCGGTCTCCCGCGTCGGTGGCTCGGCCCAGCACAAGGCCATGAAGCAGGTTTCCGGCCGTCTGCGCCTGGACCTCGCCCAGTACCGTGAGCTGGAGGCGTTCGCCGCCTTCGGTTCCGACCTGGACGCCGCTTCGAAGAACTCGCTGGAGCGCGGCAAGCGCCTGGTCGAGCTCCTCAAGCAGGGCCAGTACCAGCCGATGCCGGTCGAGGAGCAGGTCATCTCCGTCTGGGCCGGTACCACCGGCAAGATGGACGAGGTCCCGGTCGTCGACATCCGTCGCTTCGAGTCGGAGCTGCTGGAGCACCTGCGCGTCTCGCGCAAGGACCTCCTCACCTCCATCTCCGACGGCGGCAAGATGTCGGACGACACCCTCACGGCCATTGCCGACGCCATCGCTGACTTCAAGCGTGGGTTCGAGACCTCGGACGGCAAGCTCCTCGGCGAGGACGCGCCGGCCGTCAACGTCTCCAAGTGACGACGGAAGGAAGCTGACTCATGGGAGCGCAGCTCCGGGTCTACAAGCGTCGCATCCGTGCCGTCACGGCGACCAAGAAGATCACCAAGGCGATGGAAATGATCGCCGCCTCGCGCATCGTCAAGGCGCAGCGCAAGGTGGCGGCATCGATGCCGTACGCGACCGAGCTCACCCGTGCGGTGACTGCGGTGGCGACCGGTTCGAACACCAAGCACGCCCTGACCACCGAGGTCGAGGCGCCGACCCGCGCCGCGGTCGTGCTCATCACGAGCGACCGCGGTCTGGCCGGCGGCTACTCCTCGAACGCCATCAAGCAGGCGGAGCGGCTCTCCGAGCGGCTGCGCGGCGAGGGCAAGGAGGTCGACACGTACATCGTCGGCCGTAAGGGTGTCGCCTACTACGCCTTCCGCGAGCGCAAGGTCGCGGAGTCGTGGACGGGCTTCACCGACAGCCCGGCCTACGCCGATGCCAAGCGCATCGCGGCGCCGCTGATCGAGGCCATCCAGACGGAGACGGCCGAGGGCGGCGTCGACGAGCTGCACATCGTCTACACGGAATTCGTGTCGATGATGACGCAGAACGCGGTGGACGGCCGGATGCTGCCGCTCAGCCTCGACCAGGCTGTGGAGGAGACCGGTGGGAAGGGCGAGATCCTTCCGCTGTTCGACTTCGAGCCGTCGGCGGAGGACGTCCTCGACGCCCTTCTGCCGCGCTACGTCGAGAGCCGCATCTACAACGCACTGCTGCAGTCGGCCGCTTCCGAGCACGCCGCCCGCCGCCGCGCGATGAAGTCGGCGACCGACAACGCCGGGGATCTCATCAAGAGCCTCTCCCGGCTTGCCAACGCGGCCCGCCAGGCCGAAATCACCCAGGAAATCAGCGAGATCGTCGGTGGCGCCAGCGCCATGGCAGACGCGACCGCGGGGAGTGACAAGTAATGACGACCACTGTTGAGACGGCCGCCGCCACGGGCCGCGTCGCCCGGGTCATCGGCCCGGTCGTCGACGTGGAGTTCCCCGTCGACGCGATGCCCGAGATCTACAACGCCCTCAAGGTCCAGGTCGCTGACCCGGCCGAGGACGGCAAGCTGAAGACGCTGACCCTGGAAGTCGCCCAGCACCTGGGTGACGGCCTGGTCCGCACCATCTCCATGCAGCCCACCGACGGTCTGGTCCGCCAGGCCGCGGTGACCGACACGGGCGAGGGCATCACCGTCCCCGTCGGTGACTTCACCAAGGGCAAGGTGTTCAACACCCTGGGCGAGGTGCTGAACTACCCGGAGACCAACTCCGAGGTGACCGAGCGCTGGCCCATCCACCGCAAGGCGCCCCGCTTCGACGAGCTCGAGTCGAAGACCGAGATGTTCGAGACCGGCGTCAAGGTCATCGACCTTCTCACCCCGTACGTCAAGGGTGGAAAGATCGGTCTGTTCGGTGGTGCCGGTGTCGGCAAGACCGTTCTGATCCAGGAAATGATCTACCGCGTCGCCAACAACCACGACGGTGTGTCGGTCTTCGCGGGCGTCGGTGAGCGTACCCGTGAGGGCAACGACCTCATCGAGGAGATGGCCGAGTCCGGCGTCATCGACAAGACGGCGCTTGTCTTCGGCCAGATGGACGAGCCCCCGGGCACCCGTCTGCGCGTCGCCCTTGCCGGTCTGACCATGGCGGAGTACTTCCGCGATGTGCAGAAGCAGGACGTGCTCTTCTTCATCGACAACATCTTCCGTTACACCCAGGCCGGTTCGGAGGTGTCGACCCTTCTCGGTCGCATGCCGTCCGCCGTGGGTTACCAGCCGAACCTGGCTGACGAGATGGGTCTGCTGCAGGAGCGCATCACGTCGACCCGCGGTCACTCGATCACCTCGATGCAGGCGATCTACGTCCCCGCGGACGACCTGACCGACCCGGCGCCGGCGACCACCTTCGCCCACCTCGACGCGACGACGGTTCTTTCCCGTCCGATCTCCGAGAAGGGCATCTACCCGGCCGTGGACCCGCTGGACTCGACGTCCCGCATCCTCGACCCGCGGTACATCGCGGCGGACCACTACGCCACGGCGATGCGCGTCAAGGGGATCCTGCAGAAGTACAAGGACCTCCAGGACATCATCGCGATCCTCGGTATCGACGAGCTGGGCGAGGAGGACAAGCTCGTTGTCCACCGTGCCCGTCGTGTCGAGCGCTTCCTGTCGCAGAACACCCACGTCGCCAAGCAGTTCACCGGCGTGGACGGTTCGGACGTTCCGCTCGACGAGTCGATCGTCGCCTTCAACGCGATCTGCGACGGCGACTACGACCACTTCCCCGAGCAGGCGTTCTTCCTGTGCGGTGGCATCGAGGACCTCAAGGCCAACGCCAAGGAGCTGGGCGTCTCCTGAAGCCGGGCTCGTTCCTGAGCACAGCTGATTGACGGAGAGGGGCGGGTATGTCCCGCCTCTCTCCCCACGCCCATTAGAATTTGACCCAACACCCGGCTTTCCCGCCGGGTGGTGACCCGAGGAGCCACCTTGGCTGCTGAGCTGCACGTCGAGCTGGTCGCGGCGGACCGGAGTGTCTGGTCCGGCGAGGCCACCCTGGTTGTCGCCCGCACCACGTCCGGCGACATCGGCGTCATGCCCGGTCACCAGCCGCTTCTCGGTGTGCTGGAATCGGGCCCGGTGACCATCCGCACCACGGACGGCAACACTGTTGTCGCCGCGGTGCACGGCGGATTCATCTCGTTCGCGGACAACAAGTTGTCCCTGCTGGCCGAGATCGCCGAGCTTGCCGACGAGATCGATGTCGAGCGGGCGGAGCGGGCACTGGAGCGCGCGAAGGCGGAGACCGACGCGGTCTCCGAACGACGCGCCGATGTCCGGCTGCGCGCGGTTTCGGGACGCTGAGTCCCGGTACCGGTAAGAGTTTGAAACCTCAGCCGCGGTCCGTTCCGGAATTTTCCGGAGCGGGTCGCGGCTGAGGCGATGCAGGTCCGTTTTTCGGTTGCGGTATTCGATGAGCGAGGAGGTCGGTGAAAGATGCTCCTCGCTCTGCTTGTGAGCGCTCTGGTCGTAGTAGCCCTGTTGGCGATCGGGCTGTTCGTCTTCGGACTGCGCCGCAGACTGATCCAGCGGTCCGGCGGCACCTTCGACTGCAGCATGCGCTGGGACGTGGCCGAGGAACCCGACATCTCCGGCAAGGGCTGGGTGTACGGGGTCGCGCGCTACAGCGGTGACCGCATCGACTGGTTCCGCGTCTTCAGTTACTCCCCCCGGCCGCGCCGGCTGCTGGAGCGTGCCTCCATCGAGGTCATCGCCCGCCGCGCCCCCGAGGGCGAGGAAGAGCTGGCCCTGCTGTCCGACGCGGTCGTACTCGGCTGCGTGCACCGGGGGACCCGTCTGGAGCTGGCGATGAGCGATGACGCGCTCACCGGTTTCCTGGCCTGGCTGGAGGCGGCGCCTCCCGGCCAGCGGGTGAACGTGGCCTGAGTACAGGACCTGAAGAAGCCGGGGAGACGGGGGCGGACCCGTCTCCCCGGCTTCGGTTTTTCACCGGGCCGGTGCGTGGGGGCTAGGACAGCCCGGTGGAGATGGCGCTCGCGAGCTCGCCGTTCGTGGTGTCACCGCTGAACTCCCAGGAGAAGGCTCCCCGCAGGCCCTGCTGCTTCACCCAGGTCATCTTTCCGGCGATGGTGGCGGGGGTGTCGTAGCTCCACCAGTTGCTGCCGCACTTGGCGTACGCCGTGCCGGCGATGGTGCCGGTGGAGGGGCAGCTGCTCTTGAGGACCTTGTAGTCCTCGATGCCCTGCTCGTAGGTGCCCGGGGCCGGTCCGGTGGCGGTGCCGCCGGGGGTGGCCTGGGTGACGCCGGTCCAGCCGCGGCCGTAGAAGCCGATGCCGAGGTTGAGCTTGGATCCGGCGATGCCCTTGCCCTTGAGCTTGGTGATCGCGGCCTCGGAGTTGAAGCCGGCGATCGGGATGCCGGTGTACGAGGTGAGCGGGGAGTGCGGGGCCGTCGGGCCCTTGGCGTCCCACGCGCCGAAGAAGTC contains these protein-coding regions:
- the atpA gene encoding F0F1 ATP synthase subunit alpha, which encodes MAELTIRPEEIRDALENFVQSYQPDAASREEVGTVSVAGDGIAKVEGLPSAMANELLKFEDGTLGLALNLDEREIGAVVLGEFSGIEEGQPVQRTGEVLSVGVGEGYLGRVVDPLGNPIDGLGEIATEGRRALELQAPGVMVRKSVHEPMQTGYKAIDAMVPIGRGQRQLIIGDRQTGKTALAVDTIINQRDNWRSGDVNKQVRCIYVAIGQKGSTIASVRGALEDAGALEYTTIVAAPASDPAGFKYLAPYTGSAIGQHWMYAGKHVLIIFDDLSKQADAYRAVSLLLRRPPGREAYPGDVFYLHSRLLERCAKLSDDMGAGSMTGLPIVETKANDVSAFIPTNVISITDGQCFLESDLFNAGQRPALNVGISVSRVGGSAQHKAMKQVSGRLRLDLAQYRELEAFAAFGSDLDAASKNSLERGKRLVELLKQGQYQPMPVEEQVISVWAGTTGKMDEVPVVDIRRFESELLEHLRVSRKDLLTSISDGGKMSDDTLTAIADAIADFKRGFETSDGKLLGEDAPAVNVSK
- a CDS encoding F0F1 ATP synthase subunit gamma — its product is MGAQLRVYKRRIRAVTATKKITKAMEMIAASRIVKAQRKVAASMPYATELTRAVTAVATGSNTKHALTTEVEAPTRAAVVLITSDRGLAGGYSSNAIKQAERLSERLRGEGKEVDTYIVGRKGVAYYAFRERKVAESWTGFTDSPAYADAKRIAAPLIEAIQTETAEGGVDELHIVYTEFVSMMTQNAVDGRMLPLSLDQAVEETGGKGEILPLFDFEPSAEDVLDALLPRYVESRIYNALLQSAASEHAARRRAMKSATDNAGDLIKSLSRLANAARQAEITQEISEIVGGASAMADATAGSDK
- the atpD gene encoding F0F1 ATP synthase subunit beta yields the protein MTTTVETAAATGRVARVIGPVVDVEFPVDAMPEIYNALKVQVADPAEDGKLKTLTLEVAQHLGDGLVRTISMQPTDGLVRQAAVTDTGEGITVPVGDFTKGKVFNTLGEVLNYPETNSEVTERWPIHRKAPRFDELESKTEMFETGVKVIDLLTPYVKGGKIGLFGGAGVGKTVLIQEMIYRVANNHDGVSVFAGVGERTREGNDLIEEMAESGVIDKTALVFGQMDEPPGTRLRVALAGLTMAEYFRDVQKQDVLFFIDNIFRYTQAGSEVSTLLGRMPSAVGYQPNLADEMGLLQERITSTRGHSITSMQAIYVPADDLTDPAPATTFAHLDATTVLSRPISEKGIYPAVDPLDSTSRILDPRYIAADHYATAMRVKGILQKYKDLQDIIAILGIDELGEEDKLVVHRARRVERFLSQNTHVAKQFTGVDGSDVPLDESIVAFNAICDGDYDHFPEQAFFLCGGIEDLKANAKELGVS
- a CDS encoding F0F1 ATP synthase subunit epsilon, translated to MAAELHVELVAADRSVWSGEATLVVARTTSGDIGVMPGHQPLLGVLESGPVTIRTTDGNTVVAAVHGGFISFADNKLSLLAEIAELADEIDVERAERALERAKAETDAVSERRADVRLRAVSGR
- a CDS encoding DUF2550 domain-containing protein → MLLALLVSALVVVALLAIGLFVFGLRRRLIQRSGGTFDCSMRWDVAEEPDISGKGWVYGVARYSGDRIDWFRVFSYSPRPRRLLERASIEVIARRAPEGEEELALLSDAVVLGCVHRGTRLELAMSDDALTGFLAWLEAAPPGQRVNVA